A window of Candidatus Neomarinimicrobiota bacterium genomic DNA:
CTGGACCTGGAGCGTGTTTCCGGAATCGTCTACCGGGGCGGCACCATCCTGCGCACTTCCCGGACGAACCCGCTGAAACGTCCCGACGGGCTCAGCACCATCAAAACCAATCTGCAGAAGAACGCGATTGACGCGCTCGTTGCCATCGGCGGCGATGACACCATGGGCGTGGCCGACCGCTTGTTTCAGGACGGCGTTGCGGTGGTGGGCATTCCCAAAACCATTGATAATGACCTGAGCGGGACGGACTATTGTTTCGGTTTTGACACGGCGGTCAACATTGCCACCGAAGCCATCGACCG
This region includes:
- a CDS encoding ATP-dependent 6-phosphofructokinase, whose product is MCLTVGILTGGGDCPGLNAVIRAVVRRVRSLGYATTGIMEGWRGLLENKMERLDLERVSGIVYRGGTILRTSRTNPLKRPDGLSTIKTNLQKNAIDALVAIGGDDTMGVADRLFQDGVAVVGIPKTIDNDLSGTDYCFGFDTAVNIATEAIDRLHTTAEAHNRVMVVEVMGRDTGWIAVASGMAGG